A region from the Lutra lutra chromosome 1, mLutLut1.2, whole genome shotgun sequence genome encodes:
- the NKTR gene encoding NK-tumor recognition protein isoform X1: MGAQDRPQCHFDIEINREPVGRIMFQLFSDICPKTCKNFLCLCSGEKGLGKTTGKKLCYKGSTFHRVVKNFMIQGGDFSEGNGKGGESIYGGYFKDENFILKHDRAFLLSMANRGKHTNGSQFFITTKPAPHLDGVHVVFGLVISGFEVIEQIENLKTDAASRPYADVRVIDCGVLATKSTKDVFEKKRKKPTHSEDSDSSSNSSSSSESSSESEIEHERSRRRKHKRRPKVKHSKKRRKEASSSEEPRTKHIMSPKGHSERSHTNEKRSVDSNAKREKPVVRPEEIPPVPENRFLLRRDMPLVTVEPEPKIPDVTPIVSDQKPSVSKSGRKIKGRGTIRYHTPPRSRSCSESDDDDSSETPPHWKEEMQRLRAYRPPSGEKWSKGDKLSDPCSSRWDERSLSQRSRSWSYNGYYSDLSTARHSDSHHKKRRKEKKVKHKKKAKKQKHCRRHKQTKKRRIIVPSDIESSKSSTRRMKSSCDRERRSRSSSLSSHHSSKRDWSKSDKDDQSSSTHSSRDSYRSKSHSQSYSRGSSRSRTPSKSSSHSRSRSKSRSTSKSGHQRTASKSPRRTTSQISENKPVKTEPLRATVPQNENVVVQPVVAENIPVIPLSDSPPPSRWKPGQKPWKPSYERIQEMKAKTTHLLPLQSTYSLANIKETGSSSSYHKREKNSESDRSAYSKYSDRSSESSPRSRSRSSRSRSYSRSYTRSRSLASSRSRSRSASSRSHSRNKYSDRSQCSRSSSYSSVSSDEGRRAKRKFRSSGKKKNTSNKRHSSSSEKRLRNKYVKSRDKCSSQRKYSESRSSLDYSSDSERSSVQVTQSAQKKERRVQMEMHSKQEKNRNKEKSKPEQECPLSKKRASKDNLSDHLRNGSKPKRKNYAGSKWDSESNSERDVTKNSQSISRPSSDKEEGEATSDSESEFGEIHSKAKPLTKSSAGTSLPDGNGAWKSSKQRSSTSDSDGSYSNSENTRRKARKHKHGSKENLKREQTKKAKEKLKGKKDKKHKAPKRKQAFHWQPPLEFGEEEEEEMSEKQITQEPKEKKQVSENSETMKENTPHPEKSCEEGSLSGKCNPVLTSSDTDQPPKEDGKLGASPTAFSPEELAASPSSIQHVAEDVPGVLEDILQTDDNMDICTPDRSSPAKEASPLGHSRLAAPDVNIVLKQDVHTEPPETEEVKQESSTSESKTMGDVGKRDSSPASLACAVESTVKREGAEKSQLGVLDNKWKPLQGVGNLPAPVTPTSSAVEVKALTAAPEMKPQGLRIEIKSKNKVRPGSLFDEVRKTARLNRRPRNQESSSEEQTPSRDGDSQSRSPSRSRSKSETKSRHRTRSVSYSHSRSRSRSSTSSYRSRSYSRSRSRGWYSRGRTRSRSSSYRSYKSHRTSSRSRSRSSSYDPHSRSSRSYTYDSYYSRSRSRSRSQRSDSYHRGRSYNRRSRSCRSYGSDSESDRSYSHHRSPSESSTYS; encoded by the exons GGTTCATGTCGTCTTTGGATTAGTTATTTCTGGTTTTGAAGTAATTGAACAGAttgaaaatctgaaaacagaTGCTGCAAGCAGACCTTATGCAGATGTGCGAGTTATTGATTGTGGGGTGCTTGccacaaaatcaacaaaagatg tttttgagaaaaaaaggaagaaaccaacTCATTCAGAAGACTCGGATTCCTCTTCcaattcctcttcctcttcagaaTCTTCTTCAGAAAGTGAAATTGAACatgagagaagcagaagaaggaaacataAGAGGCGGCCAAAAGTTAAACATTCTAAAAAGAGACGAAAGGAAGCAAGCAGTTCAGAAGAACCAAGGACTAAACACATTATGAGCCCAAAAGG TCACTCTGAGAGGAGTCATACCAATGAAAAAAGGTCAGTTGATTCAAATGCTAAAAGGGAGAAGCCTGTGGTCCGCCCAGAGGAGATTCCTCCAGTTCCTGAGAACCGATTTTTACTGCGAAGAGACATGCCTCTCGTCACGGTGGAACCTGAGCC GAAAATTCCTGATGTTACACCCATTGTTAGTGATCAGAAACCATCTGTATCAAAATCTGGACGGAAGATTAAAGGAAGGGGCACAATT CGCTATCACACTCCTCCAAGGTCAAGATCATGTTCTGAATCAGACGATGATGATAGCAGTGAAACTCCTCCTCattggaaagaagaaatgcaGAGATTAAGAGCATACAGACCACCTAGTGGAGAAAAATGGAGTAAAGGAGATAA ATTAAGTGACCCCTGTTCAAGCCGATGGGATGAGAGAAGCTTGTCCCAGAGATCCAGATCATGGTCCTATAATGGATATTATTCAGACCTTAGTACAGCAAGACACTCTGACAGTCACCATAAAAAacgcaggaaagagaaaaaggttaaacataaaaagaaagctaaaaagcAGAAACATTGCAGAAGACACAAGCAGACTAAGAAGAGAAGGATTATTGTACCGTCTGACATAGAATCCTCAAAGTCTTCCACCCGACGAATGAAATCCTCTTGTGATAGAGAAAGGAGATCTCGTTCTTCCTCGTTATCATCTCATCACTCATCAAAAAGGGACTGGTCTAAATCTGATAAAGATGACCAGAGCTCTTCAACCCATTCCAGCAGAGACTCCTACAGATCTAAATCTCACTCACAGTCTTATTCTAGAGGAAGCTCAAGATCAAGGACTCCGTCAAAATCCTCATCACATTCTCGAAGTAGATCAAAGTCCAGATCTACTTCCAAGTCAGGACACCAAAGGACAGCATCAAAATCACCAAGACGAACAACCTCTCAGATAAGTGAAAATAAACCAGTTAAAACGGAACCTTTACGAGCAACAGTGCCACAAAATGAAAACGTTGTAGTACAACCAGTGGTGGCGGAAAATATTCCTGTAATACCATTGAGTGACAGTCCCCCTCCTTCAAGGTGGAAGCCTGGACAGAAGCCCTGGAAGCCCTCTTATGAGCGAATTCAGGAAATGAAAGCTAAAACAACCCATTTGCTGCCCCTCCAGAGCACTTACAGTTTAGCAAATATCAAAGAGACTGGAAGTTCATCATCCtaccataaaagagaaaaaaattcagaaagtgaTCGGAGTGCTTATTCAAAATACAGTGATAGAAGTTCGGAAAGCTCACCAAGGTCAAGGAGCAGATCTTCTAGGAGTAGATCTTATTCCAGATCATACACAAGGTCACGAAGTCTAGCTAGTTCACGTTCAAGATCTAGGTCTGCCTCATCTAGATCTCATTCACGAAATAAATACAGTGATCGTTCACAGTGTAGTAGATCTTCGTCATACTCTTCTGTTAGCAGTGATGAAGGAAGACGAGCCAAGAGAAAATTCagatccagtgggaaaaaaaagaacacttcaaATAAGAGGCACAGCAGCAGCTCTGAGAAGAGACTTCgcaataaatatgtgaaaagcaGGGACAAGTGTTCGAGTCAGAGAAAGTACAGTGAAAGCCGGTCGTCTTTAGATTATTCTTCAGACAGTGAACGGTCAAGTGTTCAGGTTACACAGTCAGCCCAGAAAAAAGAGAGGCGGGTCCAAATGGAAATGCACagtaagcaagagaaaaacagaaataaagagaaatccaAGCCTGAACAGGAATGCCCTCTTTCAAAGAAAAGGGCCTCGAAGGACAATCTTTCTGATCACCTGAGAAATGGCAGTAAGCCCAAAAGGAAGAATTATGCTGGGAGTAAATGGGACTCTGAGTCAAACTCTGAACGAGATGTAACTAAAAACAGTCAGAGTATTTCCCGGCCATCTTCTGATAAGGAAGAAGGTGAAGCTACATCAGATTCTGAGTCAGAGTTTGGTGAAATTCACAGCAAAGCCAAACCCCTGACGAAATCTTCAGCAGGTACTTCGCTGCCTGATGGTAATGGTGCTTGGAAGTCAAGTAAGCAGCGGTCTTCAACCTCTGATTCTGATGGGTCCTATTCCAATTCAGAAAACACTAGAAGAAAGGCACGGAAGCATAAACACGGgtcaaaagaaaatcttaaaagagaacagaccaaaaaagcaaaggagaaattaaaagggaaaaaagacaaaaagcacaAGGCTCCAAAACGAAAACAGGCGTTTCACTGGCAGCCTCCACTAGAATttggtgaggaggaagaggaggagatgagTGAAAAACAAATTACTCAGGagccaaaagagaaaaaacaagtttCTGAAAATAGTGaaaccatgaaagaaaatacTCCACACCCTGAGAAGTCCTGTGAAGAGGGCAGCCTCTCAGGTAAATGTAATCCAGTCTTGACTTCGTCAGATACCGATCAGCCTCCTAAAGAGGATGGTAAACTTGGCGCTTCTCCTACGGCTTTCAGTCCTGAGGAGcttgctgcttctccctccagcaTTCAGCATGTTGCAGAAGATGTCCCGGGCGTTCTGGAGGATATCCTGCAGACAGATGACAACATGGACATCTGCACTCCTGACAGGAGCTCCCCAGCCAAGGAGGCATCCCCTCTGGGACATTCAAGGCTGGCTGCCCCAGACGTAAACATTGTTCTAAAACAGGATGTGCACACGGAGCCTCCTGAGACAGAGGAGGTAAAACAGGAAAGCAGCACGTCGGAAAGCAAAACGATGGGGGACGTGGGGAAACGGGACAGCAGCCCTGCTAGCCTGGCCTGTGCTGTCGAAAGCACTGTGAAGAGAGAGGGGGCTGAGAAGAGCCAGCTTGGTGTCCTGGATAACAAGTGGAAGCCCCTGCAAGGGGTGGGGAACCTGCCGGCACCGGTGACCCCCACATCCAGTGCCGTGGAGGTGAAAGCGCTGACTGCGGCCCCCGAGATGAAGCCGCAAGGTTTGAGGatagaaattaaaagcaaaaataaagttcGGCCTGGGTCTCTCTTTGATGAGGTAAGAAAGACGGCACGCTTAAACCGGAGGCCAAGGAATCAGGAGAGTTCAAGTGAAGAACAGACACCTAGTCGGGATGGGGATAGCCAGTCCAGGAGTCCGAGCAGATCTCGAAGTAAATCAGAAACcaaatcaagacacagaacaaGGTCTGTCTCCTATAGTCACTCAAGAAGTCGATCGCGAAGTTCCACGTCATCCTATCG ATCAAGAAGCTATTCCAGAAGTCGCAGCAGAGGATGGTACAGCAGAGGCCGCACAAGAAGCCGGAGCAGTTCCTACCGCAGTTACAAAAGTCACAG GACATCCAGCAGGAGCAGATCCAGGAGCAGCTCGTATGACCCCCACAGTCGGTCCAG CAGGTCCTACACTTATGATAGCTACTATAGCAGGAGTCGGAGTCGGAGCCGGAGCCAGAGGAGTGACAGTTACCACCGAGGCAGAAGTTACAACAGGCGATCCAG GAGTTGTAGATCTTATGGCTCTGACAGTGAAAGTGACCGAAGTTACTCTCATCACCGGAGCCCCAGTGAAAGCAGCACATATAGTTGA
- the NKTR gene encoding NK-tumor recognition protein isoform X3 — MGAQDRPQCHFDIEINREPVGRIMFQLFSDICPKTCKNFLCLCSGEKGLGKTTGKKLCYKGSTFHRVVKNFMIQGGDFSEGNGKGGESIYGGYFKENVVFCKMKSTTKPAPHLDGVHVVFGLVISGFEVIEQIENLKTDAASRPYADVRVIDCGVLATKSTKDVFEKKRKKPTHSEDSDSSSNSSSSSESSSESEIEHERSRRRKHKRRPKVKHSKKRRKEASSSEEPRTKHIMSPKGHSERSHTNEKRSVDSNAKREKPVVRPEEIPPVPENRFLLRRDMPLVTVEPEPKIPDVTPIVSDQKPSVSKSGRKIKGRGTIRYHTPPRSRSCSESDDDDSSETPPHWKEEMQRLRAYRPPSGEKWSKGDKLSDPCSSRWDERSLSQRSRSWSYNGYYSDLSTARHSDSHHKKRRKEKKVKHKKKAKKQKHCRRHKQTKKRRIIVPSDIESSKSSTRRMKSSCDRERRSRSSSLSSHHSSKRDWSKSDKDDQSSSTHSSRDSYRSKSHSQSYSRGSSRSRTPSKSSSHSRSRSKSRSTSKSGHQRTASKSPRRTTSQISENKPVKTEPLRATVPQNENVVVQPVVAENIPVIPLSDSPPPSRWKPGQKPWKPSYERIQEMKAKTTHLLPLQSTYSLANIKETGSSSSYHKREKNSESDRSAYSKYSDRSSESSPRSRSRSSRSRSYSRSYTRSRSLASSRSRSRSASSRSHSRNKYSDRSQCSRSSSYSSVSSDEGRRAKRKFRSSGKKKNTSNKRHSSSSEKRLRNKYVKSRDKCSSQRKYSESRSSLDYSSDSERSSVQVTQSAQKKERRVQMEMHSKQEKNRNKEKSKPEQECPLSKKRASKDNLSDHLRNGSKPKRKNYAGSKWDSESNSERDVTKNSQSISRPSSDKEEGEATSDSESEFGEIHSKAKPLTKSSAGTSLPDGNGAWKSSKQRSSTSDSDGSYSNSENTRRKARKHKHGSKENLKREQTKKAKEKLKGKKDKKHKAPKRKQAFHWQPPLEFGEEEEEEMSEKQITQEPKEKKQVSENSETMKENTPHPEKSCEEGSLSGKCNPVLTSSDTDQPPKEDGKLGASPTAFSPEELAASPSSIQHVAEDVPGVLEDILQTDDNMDICTPDRSSPAKEASPLGHSRLAAPDVNIVLKQDVHTEPPETEEVKQESSTSESKTMGDVGKRDSSPASLACAVESTVKREGAEKSQLGVLDNKWKPLQGVGNLPAPVTPTSSAVEVKALTAAPEMKPQGLRIEIKSKNKVRPGSLFDEVRKTARLNRRPRNQESSSEEQTPSRDGDSQSRSPSRSRSKSETKSRHRTRSVSYSHSRSRSRSSTSSYRSRSYSRSRSRGWYSRGRTRSRSSSYRSYKSHRTSSRSRSRSSSYDPHSRSSRSYTYDSYYSRSRSRSRSQRSDSYHRGRSYNRRSRSCRSYGSDSESDRSYSHHRSPSESSTYS; from the exons GGTTCATGTCGTCTTTGGATTAGTTATTTCTGGTTTTGAAGTAATTGAACAGAttgaaaatctgaaaacagaTGCTGCAAGCAGACCTTATGCAGATGTGCGAGTTATTGATTGTGGGGTGCTTGccacaaaatcaacaaaagatg tttttgagaaaaaaaggaagaaaccaacTCATTCAGAAGACTCGGATTCCTCTTCcaattcctcttcctcttcagaaTCTTCTTCAGAAAGTGAAATTGAACatgagagaagcagaagaaggaaacataAGAGGCGGCCAAAAGTTAAACATTCTAAAAAGAGACGAAAGGAAGCAAGCAGTTCAGAAGAACCAAGGACTAAACACATTATGAGCCCAAAAGG TCACTCTGAGAGGAGTCATACCAATGAAAAAAGGTCAGTTGATTCAAATGCTAAAAGGGAGAAGCCTGTGGTCCGCCCAGAGGAGATTCCTCCAGTTCCTGAGAACCGATTTTTACTGCGAAGAGACATGCCTCTCGTCACGGTGGAACCTGAGCC GAAAATTCCTGATGTTACACCCATTGTTAGTGATCAGAAACCATCTGTATCAAAATCTGGACGGAAGATTAAAGGAAGGGGCACAATT CGCTATCACACTCCTCCAAGGTCAAGATCATGTTCTGAATCAGACGATGATGATAGCAGTGAAACTCCTCCTCattggaaagaagaaatgcaGAGATTAAGAGCATACAGACCACCTAGTGGAGAAAAATGGAGTAAAGGAGATAA ATTAAGTGACCCCTGTTCAAGCCGATGGGATGAGAGAAGCTTGTCCCAGAGATCCAGATCATGGTCCTATAATGGATATTATTCAGACCTTAGTACAGCAAGACACTCTGACAGTCACCATAAAAAacgcaggaaagagaaaaaggttaaacataaaaagaaagctaaaaagcAGAAACATTGCAGAAGACACAAGCAGACTAAGAAGAGAAGGATTATTGTACCGTCTGACATAGAATCCTCAAAGTCTTCCACCCGACGAATGAAATCCTCTTGTGATAGAGAAAGGAGATCTCGTTCTTCCTCGTTATCATCTCATCACTCATCAAAAAGGGACTGGTCTAAATCTGATAAAGATGACCAGAGCTCTTCAACCCATTCCAGCAGAGACTCCTACAGATCTAAATCTCACTCACAGTCTTATTCTAGAGGAAGCTCAAGATCAAGGACTCCGTCAAAATCCTCATCACATTCTCGAAGTAGATCAAAGTCCAGATCTACTTCCAAGTCAGGACACCAAAGGACAGCATCAAAATCACCAAGACGAACAACCTCTCAGATAAGTGAAAATAAACCAGTTAAAACGGAACCTTTACGAGCAACAGTGCCACAAAATGAAAACGTTGTAGTACAACCAGTGGTGGCGGAAAATATTCCTGTAATACCATTGAGTGACAGTCCCCCTCCTTCAAGGTGGAAGCCTGGACAGAAGCCCTGGAAGCCCTCTTATGAGCGAATTCAGGAAATGAAAGCTAAAACAACCCATTTGCTGCCCCTCCAGAGCACTTACAGTTTAGCAAATATCAAAGAGACTGGAAGTTCATCATCCtaccataaaagagaaaaaaattcagaaagtgaTCGGAGTGCTTATTCAAAATACAGTGATAGAAGTTCGGAAAGCTCACCAAGGTCAAGGAGCAGATCTTCTAGGAGTAGATCTTATTCCAGATCATACACAAGGTCACGAAGTCTAGCTAGTTCACGTTCAAGATCTAGGTCTGCCTCATCTAGATCTCATTCACGAAATAAATACAGTGATCGTTCACAGTGTAGTAGATCTTCGTCATACTCTTCTGTTAGCAGTGATGAAGGAAGACGAGCCAAGAGAAAATTCagatccagtgggaaaaaaaagaacacttcaaATAAGAGGCACAGCAGCAGCTCTGAGAAGAGACTTCgcaataaatatgtgaaaagcaGGGACAAGTGTTCGAGTCAGAGAAAGTACAGTGAAAGCCGGTCGTCTTTAGATTATTCTTCAGACAGTGAACGGTCAAGTGTTCAGGTTACACAGTCAGCCCAGAAAAAAGAGAGGCGGGTCCAAATGGAAATGCACagtaagcaagagaaaaacagaaataaagagaaatccaAGCCTGAACAGGAATGCCCTCTTTCAAAGAAAAGGGCCTCGAAGGACAATCTTTCTGATCACCTGAGAAATGGCAGTAAGCCCAAAAGGAAGAATTATGCTGGGAGTAAATGGGACTCTGAGTCAAACTCTGAACGAGATGTAACTAAAAACAGTCAGAGTATTTCCCGGCCATCTTCTGATAAGGAAGAAGGTGAAGCTACATCAGATTCTGAGTCAGAGTTTGGTGAAATTCACAGCAAAGCCAAACCCCTGACGAAATCTTCAGCAGGTACTTCGCTGCCTGATGGTAATGGTGCTTGGAAGTCAAGTAAGCAGCGGTCTTCAACCTCTGATTCTGATGGGTCCTATTCCAATTCAGAAAACACTAGAAGAAAGGCACGGAAGCATAAACACGGgtcaaaagaaaatcttaaaagagaacagaccaaaaaagcaaaggagaaattaaaagggaaaaaagacaaaaagcacaAGGCTCCAAAACGAAAACAGGCGTTTCACTGGCAGCCTCCACTAGAATttggtgaggaggaagaggaggagatgagTGAAAAACAAATTACTCAGGagccaaaagagaaaaaacaagtttCTGAAAATAGTGaaaccatgaaagaaaatacTCCACACCCTGAGAAGTCCTGTGAAGAGGGCAGCCTCTCAGGTAAATGTAATCCAGTCTTGACTTCGTCAGATACCGATCAGCCTCCTAAAGAGGATGGTAAACTTGGCGCTTCTCCTACGGCTTTCAGTCCTGAGGAGcttgctgcttctccctccagcaTTCAGCATGTTGCAGAAGATGTCCCGGGCGTTCTGGAGGATATCCTGCAGACAGATGACAACATGGACATCTGCACTCCTGACAGGAGCTCCCCAGCCAAGGAGGCATCCCCTCTGGGACATTCAAGGCTGGCTGCCCCAGACGTAAACATTGTTCTAAAACAGGATGTGCACACGGAGCCTCCTGAGACAGAGGAGGTAAAACAGGAAAGCAGCACGTCGGAAAGCAAAACGATGGGGGACGTGGGGAAACGGGACAGCAGCCCTGCTAGCCTGGCCTGTGCTGTCGAAAGCACTGTGAAGAGAGAGGGGGCTGAGAAGAGCCAGCTTGGTGTCCTGGATAACAAGTGGAAGCCCCTGCAAGGGGTGGGGAACCTGCCGGCACCGGTGACCCCCACATCCAGTGCCGTGGAGGTGAAAGCGCTGACTGCGGCCCCCGAGATGAAGCCGCAAGGTTTGAGGatagaaattaaaagcaaaaataaagttcGGCCTGGGTCTCTCTTTGATGAGGTAAGAAAGACGGCACGCTTAAACCGGAGGCCAAGGAATCAGGAGAGTTCAAGTGAAGAACAGACACCTAGTCGGGATGGGGATAGCCAGTCCAGGAGTCCGAGCAGATCTCGAAGTAAATCAGAAACcaaatcaagacacagaacaaGGTCTGTCTCCTATAGTCACTCAAGAAGTCGATCGCGAAGTTCCACGTCATCCTATCG ATCAAGAAGCTATTCCAGAAGTCGCAGCAGAGGATGGTACAGCAGAGGCCGCACAAGAAGCCGGAGCAGTTCCTACCGCAGTTACAAAAGTCACAG GACATCCAGCAGGAGCAGATCCAGGAGCAGCTCGTATGACCCCCACAGTCGGTCCAG CAGGTCCTACACTTATGATAGCTACTATAGCAGGAGTCGGAGTCGGAGCCGGAGCCAGAGGAGTGACAGTTACCACCGAGGCAGAAGTTACAACAGGCGATCCAG GAGTTGTAGATCTTATGGCTCTGACAGTGAAAGTGACCGAAGTTACTCTCATCACCGGAGCCCCAGTGAAAGCAGCACATATAGTTGA